A window from Cyprinus carpio isolate SPL01 chromosome A11, ASM1834038v1, whole genome shotgun sequence encodes these proteins:
- the LOC109063941 gene encoding interleukin-12 subunit alpha-like, giving the protein MKICAVFSVFVALALGCPVPPNTQQCDCSAEARSLLSGLSHIMEKDGKMEHGDLFAGFNCTDLEAQMIPHTLTASVCQPSDSAHNASCSSHRSSSFSETECLRNIRADLRYYDVLLSSYSPSETDLSPVMTATKALMNCLNEKYEAADGEFPRWDVWSGSSFDKRLSLCKTLKGFHIRAITLNRALGYICSGEHRK; this is encoded by the exons ATGAAGATCT GCGCAGTGTTCAGTGTATTTGTGGCTCTTGCGCTGGGCTGTCCGGTTCCTCCGAACACACAGCAGTGTGACTGCAGCGCTGAGGCCAGGTCTCTGCTCTCCGGTCTCTCACACATCATGGAGAAG gatggGAAGATGGAGCACGGGGATCTGTTCGCTGGCTTTAACTGCACGGATCTGGAGGCTCAGATGATTCCTCACACTCTCACAGCATCTGTCTGTCAGCCCAGCGACTCCGCTCAT AATGCGTCCTGCTCCAGCCACAGAAGCTCGTCTTTCAGTGAG ACGGAGTGTCTGAGGAACATCAGAGCTGATCTGAGATATTACGATGTGTTGCTGAGCTCCTACAGTCCCAGCGAGACTGATCTGAGTCCAGTGATGACGGCCACCAAAGCCCTGATGAAT tgtTTGAATGAGAAGTACGAGGCTGCGGATGGAGAGTTTCCTCGg TGGGATGTCTGGAGCGGATCCTCCTTCGATAAACGGCTGTCCCTGTGCAAAACACTGAAGGGCTTCCACATCCGGGCCATCACCCTGAACCGGGCGCTCGGGTACATCTGCTCCGGAGagcacaggaagtga